A DNA window from Arachis duranensis cultivar V14167 chromosome 3, aradu.V14167.gnm2.J7QH, whole genome shotgun sequence contains the following coding sequences:
- the LOC107479818 gene encoding uncharacterized protein LOC107479818 produces the protein MGSFISFLIFTLCCSSSFSLVHSFDNTASDSLNSLVQDFALRSFIKHRHRHQTGAVYDALLPRNLSGMNASVVRLRSRRLWSKGANFGYFRIPPKTASIPHVKRLAIVYQDFGNWSSRYYNLPGYSLISSVVGFMVFDASNVTDTNVRNLILNTMGKPISVIFPNVTFMGGVISRARCVAFLSNGTFHLTEMGSHGVCYSREQGHFSIVLPLEKKNRPWYLWLIGFVVGFFGLIAVVYVGVLCLRLVKAKRIQDMERQANEDLVLESRWVGNSKMPSAAVTRTQPVLESGVQ, from the coding sequence ATGGGATCCTTCATCTCGTTCTTGATTTTCACCTTGTGTTGCTCCTCGTCCTTCTCATTGGTGCATAGCTTCGACAACACTGCGAGCGACTCACTCAATTCATTAGTCCAAGATTTCGCTTTACGATCATTCATCAAACACAGGCACCGCCATCAAACCGGTGCCGTCTACGATGCTCTTCTTCCTCGGAACCTTTCTGGCATGAATGCATCGGTGGTTCGCCTTCGAAGCCGGAGGCTCTGGAGCAAAGGTGCGAACTTCGGTTACTTTAGGATCCCACCAAAAACAGCGTCCATTCCCCATGTGAAGAGGTTGGCCATTGTGTACCAAGACTTTGGCAACTGGTCTTCCCGCTACTACAATTTGCCAGGCTATTCACTGATCTCTTCTGTTGTTGGATTCATGGTTTTCGATGCATCAAATGTAACGGACACAAATGTGAGGAACCTCATTCTCAACACAATGGGGAAACCCATATCTGTTATATTCCCCAATGTTACTTTCATGGGTGGCGTCATTTCAAGGGCAAGGTGTGTGGCCTTCCTCTCCAATGGAACATTCCATCTTACCGAGATGGGCTCCCATGGCGTGTGTTACTCCAGAGAGCAGGGTCATTTCTCAATTGTTCTGCCTCTGGAGAAGAAGAACAGGCCATGGTATCTGTGGCTGATTGGCTTTGTGGTTGGGTTTTTCGGGTTGATTGCAGTGGTTTATGTAGGGGTTCTTTGTTTGAGACTTGTGAAGGCTAAAAGAATTCAGGACATGGAAAGACAGGCCAATGAAGATCTGGTTCTTGAAAGTAGATGGGTTGGCAACAGTAAAATGCCTTCTGCAGCTGTCACAAGAACTCA